TTCACTGTTCCGACCTCTAAGATTGGGTATCGGTTGCACCCTTGGAGGTTCATGTTGTTGACGTCTATTTGTTTCCGGTGGATTTCCATGTGACCTACCTCCACCACCATATGCTTGATGGTTGTATGTTTCTGCTGGAGGAGGAGCTCTGACTCTGTTGTTTCTTTCATTGTGTACAGGAGACGATCTGAACTCGGTTTCTTCTCTGCTACTGAATCTTTCGTGTCTTGGTCTTGCATTGTGGTTTGGTGGTTGGTCATATCTATGATTCGGAGTTTGCGCAGGACTTGGATTCATATTTGGATACTCGTTGGGATTAGACATGTTTGCATTTTGCTTCGTCCTACTCGCTTTATCGAACACTACCGTGAATGGAACATCTTCCTTCCAGTCTCCGAACTTGGGCACGTGTGGACGATTCTGTAACCACAAGGAACCAAAAGACATGTCTTTGAAGACGAGCATTTAAATTGCAAGCATGAGACATAAATCTAAGGCACAAGAAACAGAAATCTCTATGGATGCTAATCATAATCCCACAAAACCTATTGatattaaggaaacaaaattaaaatttgtgatGTTCCTATAGATTAAAAGGCATATTTGATATTAACTATCTATACACACAAAGTGAAACACATAGAAAGCTATTAGACCCGTTGACTTACTGCTGCCATGTTGTTAATCTCTAGCTGCCAAAAAAAGACGAACTCCTTCAATGGCTCTGAAACAAAGATTAttttgagaaagagagagatgcaTAAATATAAAGAGACGTGTCTACACGAAGGCGTTGACGATACATAAAAGTTGACTTGTATTTCTTGTGATTGGGTAAAACAACGACTGTTTCTACGTTGACTTAACTTGCTTTGCATTTTGACGAATGATTGATGAATATGTCTAACATACGACGTGCTTCACGCGTGTTTAGGTACATATGTCCAACATCAGACAAACATCCCAAATGGTCGTCGATACTCACCAACTCCAAAGACGGCGCGCAAATTGGCTTTGGTTTATATTTCTAGacgaataaaatattttagttaaagtacaaaaaaaatgtaaattcttgaaaatttaattaaagcCTTGACCAGGTGAAGATGGGGAAAGGACTCCCGCCACTATGACTCTTCTCCAATCTCATGAGCCTTGTTAAAGATTCAGAACAAAGGTGCAAAGCTTGAAACAATGTCTCCCATGGATCAGATATTTCATTTCGTTTTCAGTTATGGTTTCTGAACAAAAGGTTGATACCCTGGCTGGACTTTTTGCTGATAATCTAGCTGttcaaaatcaaaagaaaatgtaaCAAGGGACAAATTACCAAGTGGaggtttaaaaatattaggaAGCCAACGCCGTCTGTGGGGATCGAACCCACGGCCACGGGATTAAAAGTCACGcgctctaccactgagctaagACGGCTGGTGTTCACTCTagcttttgtttttgatttagaccAGAGTAGAATATGAATAGCAAAGCAACTGTATCCAGCTTCGGTCGTATTGTCCCCAAGAGAAATAATATCCAAAGCTCAAAACACTTAATTTATTTTCCCATTCCAACATTCCTTTTCAATCTTTCAATATCAGTGCTTTTCTCTCTGTTACAACTGTTTTAATCTCAAAACTCTACCTACTTTTGTCTCTTGACATACATATAACGAGAAAGAAAAGGGTCAATGACAAGCATAAGTGCATGATCCTTTTGCCTTTCTGACGATCATTCACCCTAAGCTTGACGCAAACCTATCCACGTTTAGATCCCAAAGCAAGAAGTATCTTCTTCCTCGGGCCTGAAAGCAAAAACGAACACACCTTGTAAAGACATAGCAAGTGGATGTCAAACAGAGAACTCAAATCTAAGCATGGTGATGAATGCATTATACATATTATCTTATTAGTGGCCATTGTATCATGAATCTACTGAATTTAAGGACTGTTGTTCACTTGTTCTACACAACTAGTAAGTCAAGCTAAAATTAAAAGCATGGTGAAAACAAATCATGTAGCAGTTTGTAATGGATTTTACCATTGGTGTAGAGCTTTGAGGTCATCATCTGTCATATGCATTCGAGCATCCATATCAATCAACCTGGAAAAAAAGACAGAACACAATAAGAAGAGAACACATAAATTAACCTAAAGAGTAAATAGATTTACATACTTCTTCCACCTGAAATGAGGTCGAGTATTTCTCGAGAACCCAGTGATTCCAGGAAGCTATCAACCGACGTATCAGTCTGAACCAAAAgataaaagaataaaactaaAGAATTAGTGCTGCTTTAACAGCGATCCAGTCAAATGAGGCATGCCATACACTCCTATTGACTGTTGGTTAAGAATTAAAGATTTACCATACCATCAATTTGGTATGTAGACGAACCGGAAACATTTTGTTGTTAATTCTTTCATCTTCCAATTATATAAAAACCATTTTCATATCACCTTTTTTTCTGATCCATAGTAGTATATAGcttaccaacaaaaaaaaatccaaaatactttGGGCTAATCAAACATTTTAAGAGCAGGAAGAGATAATAGTTCAGTTTGTGTTTATATGTGTTAATCATccaacataatattttttggtataGGATATTGCATTtttgaacatatatattatattctccAACTGTTTTGTTATACAAAAAAACAAGTTTCCTAAAAGTTTGCAGCTTTTGATTTCAATTCGAAACTTGCTACATAATAAACAgatcttgtcttctttcttgcATACATAACCATGAGCTATTTGTGTCCTAACACATTCGTCACAAAAACTCAACTCAAAAAGTTTATAGAAGATGGACCAAACCCTCCGTGTTGATGCAGCATTGCGTCAATTTGATATCCATCCTTAATCTCCATCTAACAAACACAGTAAAACAATATCATTTTTCAGAAAGGCTtaattaagttatatatatgataacAATGTATGTACATACCTCATCAGGTGTTTTATCCTTATTAATCATCGTGCCTCCCTCTGATAAGAAAGCATATGTTCCCGACTCCGCACCTCTCGCATCATTATACCGTTCCATCACTTTACTCATCTTATCGTTCCTTCTCATCCTAAACACTCTATGTTCCTCCTCGTCCTATAtaacaacacacacacacatgtgTATATAATATAGTCTCATGTGTTAAACTCGATGATGTAAAGATTCAACATACCTGACCCTTCACACTCACAGTAACATGAGTCGACGAGCTCGAGACAGAGGCGGAAACACTAGTGGTAAGGTGGGTGTCCCGTATGTTCCCGCAAGCATGTTCCAGATCTCCTTTGTAGTTGTGGCACTAGAAACGATCGGTTGCACGTTAGGACTTAGGAGACAAGCTGCCAAGAATAGCGCTGTAAAGCATTATGTCTTGTCTTTTCCATGAAGCTCGTGGGCCTCGAGAAGAGCACGCACCTGAAGCGTCCATGTGATGTAGTTGTTGGTGGTGAGCTTGGTGATGCCCGCCATCTTGACGGATATCAAGGGGGTTTTAGGGTCCAGGGCGTTGAAAACCAGTGCGGTTTTAGCAGAGGAGGATGATGTCTTGAGAGTTGACATAGGAGAGGAATAGATCTAGTTTAGTGGCCAAGGAggagagaaaatgagaaaagagagagaaaagtgcTGTGATAACATGTAGTGTATATGAGTATATATCTAGAATAGCATGATGagattatatatacaataaatatttttacaaatgaGGCGATCGTACTAGGGtaaatctaaaataaagaaCGTATACACAAATCTCAATATACTCAAAAACCTTATTCACTTCCAATGCTTACATTAACCCAATCTGACTGATCAGATCATTAATTTCTCAAAGTACTAATACTAGAGATAGGACGCACTGTAGACTGTACTATATATCAGACTCATGCATGATAATGAAAAAACTAGACACAACAAGCACTGTATTATACTGCAAAGTGCAAACTAGTGAATGAAGATGAAAAGACTATATACACACCGCTCCACGTACATTTAATTGTAGCTAGGAACCTATCAGTTAAACATTTATGGTCAGTTAATGCTATATTTTTGTGAACTCTAGAGTTCACAAGTCAGGTACTAACATTTAACGAGTACTGCCCATTTACGATGCAGTATTCGTGTCAACACATACTATTGGTTCTAATATTCATTTGATTTATAGGAAGAGAAGACCCAAATCAACACTTTTAAAGCCATCAACTAAATTGCACTGGTCCAGCTTCTGGTCTCCTTCTGATCTTTGGCTGAGAGTATCTTGTAAACAACAGTTCTTTCCGGCGATTAAATCCCAGCTTGCGCGTTTTCAACGAAGTATCAGTGATTAACGGCGGTTTAGTTAATTTCTAAGGAAAGATCACGTGCTAGCTAAAAATAGCCACGTGACATTAACGTCGTTAGTCTGGTGAGTTAGGACATGGACCTTTCTTATATAACTTAGGCCCATACGCcttacttaaaattttattttaggcCCATGAAATGATTGTTTCCTAACCCACATAATATTTGTTCTAAAAACCATACCAATTTTATGATTACCTACCATTTTTAGTTATATTCGGTAAAACGTTTATTGCAACTTTTAACACCTTTGTCCATATGTGAGTTATAAACTCAGTTGAATAATGTGAGAGAGTACACAATTGGATAAtgatttttatagaaaatgcaTTGAAGGAGGGGATTGAAGGATACGTCGTCATCGTCATTAATTCACCATTAGCCATCACTGACTATTGACTAATAGAATCTgactagtaaaaaaaaataaacgtggCAGTTGACAAGAGAGTTAACACCGATAGAGGGAGTGAGAGATTAATAAATCTAAAAAGTGATTATTGATTAATGATATAcggagcaaaaaaaaaaaaaaaaaatcgcgAGAAAAGAGGAAGCACGACGACAGATTAGAGAAACTAGGAAGCGTGCTTTGCAATGGTCTTTTCTCTCATAAATATTGACTAGTGTCTtccttgagagagagagagagagagagagataaagtcgcctcttttaatattttgtttgttcTGTGAAGGTAAGCACATATCGCGAGAAGTCAGTGATTCATTAACTGCTCTCTGCGTCTTCCATACCTCGCGTGCatgtattttgattttgagtGGTATtgattttttaccttttttcatttttctggGCAACGGCTAGTTCTTCGGATGGATTACGGAGAAGATGGGtaacattctctctctctctctgtctttcGTTTTTTGCTGCTTTGTTCATCTCGATTTTGGTGCTTTTTGATGTGTCTGTTTTGGTTTGATTGATTTGATTAGTGTAATATAGAGAGTCATAGTGGTCTGATTCACGTGCTCAATGCCTGGGTTTTGGGGGGTTTGATTCATTTCTGGGGAATGAAAATGTGATTTTAAGAATGTTGGGTTACTTAATGTTTCATCAAGTTCTCGTCTTTAAGACTTTTGTTTTAGCTTACCAATGCTCCCAAGTTTCTAAAGTCTCCCCCTTTTTTGTTGTAACCGTGCTCTATGTTTGGTTTCTTAGTTCATTAAACTACACACATTGCTCTCAGTATCTAAGGTTGCTATGTTGTGGAGTATGATGTTTTGATCATGTGACTTGATGTCTGCAGTGTCCCCTCGTGGAATTGGCAAACGCAGAGCTATGATCACCCACCACAGTCTACTACTCTCTGTAAGTtcttagttattattttagtcTCTTACAGCACTGTGACTAAAATAGTTCTTCTGATTCCAGCTGATGTGACCATGACTGAAGTCATATTGAACCAAGAAGACCACTCCTACATGTTTGATGATGAATCCACCCCGGTTAAGGCCTGTAGCGAGCTGGGTTATCATGTCACAACAGGTTGGAATCaagttttatcatttttttgattttcagaTGTCTATTTTCAAATCTAAATGAGTTTGGGGATTCAGATGAAACCATCAAGAAGATGGAAGTGCAGCAGAGTGAGACACGCTCTGCTGTAAAGAGGCGTCGGATGTTGCATTTCGAAGACCAGCCTATGGAAACATCCCTCTTCAGCTCTGAGTGTTTCTCTTCAATCCTTAAATCAAGCGTGAGTACAGTACAGACCTCTCTGGTAATGGTTTCTCTTTTATGTTCTGATTGATGTTTCTTCTATGAGTGTTTAGGCTAGAGATGAAGCATATGATGAGCTTTTACCAGAAGGATCTCAGCTTATACAAGGGTTTTCAGAAGACGCATCTGCCTCAAGCTTGGAGGGACTTGATCTGTATGCAGAGGAGTGGTACGCTGATTGCTTGAATGATCCCGAGACTCAAACCCTACCTACTGATGACTTGTATGTTtccatgtttctttttgtgtttaaGTCTCCTATTTGCTTTCAGTAACTGATTACTATTCGCTGTTCTTTCTCTCTCAGAAGCTTTGGTTCCCCTGAGGTCCAGATAGATGTTTCAGGTCAGACTCTTCTTTAACTTTGCTCTATCTCTAGCCTTACTTTCTCTAAACTCCATGTGTGTTTTGGGTGCAGAGTACTTAAACGTGCCACCAGAAACAGAAACCAGGGAAGTTAGGAGGCCAGTGACTCGTTCTTCTCCAAATGTTATCTTTAAAGGTAATAATAATATACTAAAACGTTTTTGAGTCACACaaaatgaagaaaacaaaaacgtcATTGTAATGTATATAGCAGGTAGGAAGTCATTTGCAAGGCCGGTTCCAAAGCTTCCATCTTCCATCATCTACCCATTTGCATTCATCAAACCGTGTGGGGTTCATGGAGACATGACTCTCAAGGACATCAACAAGAAAATCCAAACTCCACCAGCAAAAGCAAAGGAAGACAAGGAAGAGGCTCCAGTGATCCAAACCTCAGCGTTCTCAGGGAAACCAGTTGTTGGGAAGACTAAAATCCGCACAGAAGGTGGCAAAGGAAGCATCACAATCATGAGGACGAGAGGCTAAACTTTaagttaaaagaaaatttaaacttttttgccTTATTCTCATAGGCCCTTCAATAGTCAAAAAGGGTCTTTAATCAAAGTACAGCGGCTAATATTATGAATCAAGTTCTTGTTTTCATTTTGGTATCTCTTGTAAGAAAGTGGAACTGCTGAAGGATCTGTAAACCCTGGTTAGGATATTTTTTGGTTTGTATAAAAAGTCTCTTTGTTCTTAAATGTTGTTGGAAACTTTTAATATCCAAAACTTTGTTCATGTCTCTTAAACTCTCTGATCTTTTCAACcttatgtatataaattcgtcatttaatattttgaatatctgTCATGTGAGACACTCTTTTGATACAAGTCACGTGAAAACGTATTTGATGTACTGatatcaatcaaactatcgataAATATCAATCACGTCAAATATATCTTCAAATTCaagtaatttttttctcaaatacgGATTTGATTTCATGTCATGTTGGTCTCGTGGAACAGAGAGTTGTTGTGATTCTCTTAGCGTGTAGTAAGTTGGAGTAGAAATAAATTGGAACTCAAGAAAGATAATATCAGGACAAAATCTCATACAACACCCTAAGTAATGATAAAGTATAATGGGTCGGTTCAAAAACATGCGAAGACAGAGAACACAactagtgatgatgatgatgatctcctCTTCAATACTTAACAGGTGCAAGAATTTCGAGCTGTGCACCGAGCTTCTCTTCGGCAACCTTCTCAGCCTTGGCTCTAAGTTTGTTAAGTTGTTTCTTTCTCTCGTAAACCACTTGAGATCTCTCCTTCCTCTTCGTCTCCAGCTCCTGTTTCATTCCCACATTAATAATTACATCAAACACCACTAATAAAGCTTAAAAGATTGTTTCCTAAAGGTtggagaaagaaagagatgCATCATACCTTGATGGTGTCGTAGTGGTTCCACCCGACTTCAGAAGAAAGGCGACCCAACAGGCAGTACTTATGACCAGCTTGAAGCCTCAACACCCTgcaaagtgaaaaaaaaaagggatgATTATGATACAGAAGTAGAAAGTCTGTGAAAAGGGAAGGGAAGAGGGTAAAAAAAGGGACAAACTTGAGAGCATCAGGGATAACCATCCTCTTGACCTTGTCGTATGGTGGAGGCACACCTTCGAAAACCTTCATGCGTGCAAGCGCAGCAGCTCCACGCTTCGTCTTGTGTGGAATCATACTGCAAATCAAATCACACAAGGAAACTTTCACTCAGCTAAAAGTCACTTCAAAACCAAAACTTTCACAGAGGTAACTTTTACTCAGTTAAAATCacttcaaaacaaaaacttacACCACAAGAAACCCTTCCAAATGCATCATACAACAACCCATAAACTTTCACCCAGCTAAAATCACTTCAAAAACCAAAACTTTCACACAAGCAAGTGAGCAACCCTTTCCAAATACATCATACAACCACACATAACCTTTCACTCAGCTAAAATCACTTCAAAAACCAAAACTTTCACACAAGCAAGTGAGCAACCCTTTCCAAATACATCATACAACCACACATAACCTTTCACTCAGCTAAAATCACTTCAAAAACCAAAACTTTCACACAAGTAACCCTTCCAAATACATCATACAACCACACAGAAACATTAATTCAGCTAAAAAACCatctcaaaatcaaaactttcacCACAAGTAACCCTTCCAAATACATAATACAATAACACAAAAACATTCACTCAGCTCAATAACCACTTCAAAATCAAAACTACCACACACAAGTTACCCTTCCAAATACATCACACAGCCACACAGAAACATTAACTCAGCTAAAAAATCatctcaaaatcaaaactttcacCACAAGCAACCCTTCCAAATACATCATACAACCACACAGACACATTCACTCAGCTCAAACCacttcaaaatcaaaactttcacACATGTTACCTATCATACATACACCCAAACACTTTAATTCAGCTAAAATCACTTCAAAACTGAAACTTTCAATCAGCTAAGACTAAGACCACTTCAAAGACCAAAACTTTCACACATCTAAACCCTTCCAAATACATCACACAACCACACAATCATCTAACCAGTGACGTATACACATTCAAGTAAACACACTCAGAGATTGATATAACGAACCCGCGAACAGTGCGCCAGAAGATTTTGGAGGGAGCACGGAAGTGAATGGGGCCGTGAGAAGGCTTAGTGTTCATACGCTTGCGAAGGAACCTCATGTACTTCATTTTCTGTCGGACAAGTCCACCGGAGAGGCAAATCTCCTCGCACCGCACGATGACCACCTTCTGCCCGTTGAGCAGCTCCTTGGCCACGATCGACGCCAGACGCCCCAGCATGTGGTGCCGCGCGTCCACGACCACGCGCTTCGAGCATATGCCTGATCCCGACACCATTTTTGTGTGCTTTCTTCGTCCTTGTCTAAGCAAAGCGGCTCGCAAAAATTATATCCGAGCAAGTGTTGTTGACCTAAGGGTTTTGAGGGTATTTTCGTCTCATTCGTATGTATTTTGTTAATGGGCTGAGTAATTAATTCATATGCTGCATAAAGGCCCATTAGTGAGACGGGTCCTTAAAAGTGAAATGAAACCCATTTCACAGGAGACTGACCTCGTCAAAACGTTCAGTTTGAGAGGTAGGTAGGTAGGAATTGTTTTGTAAGCTGTGGGTAACTCATATCACCAACATTttcatcggtttttttttttaatatacaattTGTAAGATTCTACAAGTGAATACATGAATAAGAACTTGGTtttgctatttttttaaaaaaaatttccagTAAAATCTAATCCGAATAAAAAGGTTCAAATATCCAAACTATTGCAAGCATTGTATATTGTGTTCGTATGTGTGTGTTATTTGCACGGTAAATGATTAAATTGGGAAAGAAGTTCTTACAACGTTTAAATTTATCTACATTAGACGAGAAAAAGCGACCATTCTATTATTTTAGacattattttgaatttttaatcaGTTTTTAATAGTTTGTTGTAAATACCACATCAAGTTTTTGGACAATTGTTATTTGAATATGAATGAAATTGTTTTGGTCTGccatatataactaaatatattaatgttgacaaaaaaaatatggcaATTAATACGATATGATTAGCTAAGCAGAAGCATCTAAATGAGATTTATTAGCAAGGCGCCAGATCTCTAAAAGCTAATTAATATTAACCCTATCACTTCACCAGACACCTACCTACACAGGGTAAAAAAAAGGCGGTTGGTGAAAGGGCCCATAACAGATTCCATATCTCATTCCTTTTgagttttttgtttgtgtttcatTGGAGAATGGGCGGAGGCGGCAAAGTTTACACCTTAGCGGAGGTTTCACAGCACACTACCAACCAGGATTGTTGGATCGTCATCGACGGCAAGGTTCCCACTACTCCACTCTCTCTTTATCACTCTTTGGATTCACGATCTTGGAGTTTTTCAGTCTCACTATCTGCATGTAACCTTAGATCTGATCAATCTTCGTTAGCTAGCTATATAATTCACTGATAATTAGGATTCGTTAATTCAAAATGTAACTGTTGATTCTTGCCTAAGAAGAAACTAACTCTCCATGTCTATTTGATTATAATTTTGATGGGTGTGTATAGGTTTATGATGTGACCAAGTTTTTGGACGACCATCCTGGTGGTGACGAGGTCATCTTGACTTCTACAGGTAACTtgcatgtttcttcttctcttattatGAGTTTTTAGCAAATTCATTACACAAAAcagatctttgtttttttttttttttttttttttgtagggaaAGACGCGACGGATGATTTTGAGGATGTGGGACACAGTTCGACTGCAAAAGCTATGCTAGATGAGTACTATGTTGGTGATATTGATACAGCCACTGTTCCAGCCAAAACCAAGTTTGTTCCTCCTTCTCCTCCTAAGCAGACCGAGTCTAACCAGAGCAAGAGCTCGGATTTTCTCGTTAAGATCCTTCAGTTCCTTGTTCCTCTTCTTATTTTAGGCTTGGCTCTCGGTGTCCGTTCTTACACCAAgactccttcttcttcttgaggaCTCTATTGGGTTGGGTCTTTGAGTGTCTGGTTACACTCTTTGCCATCCTTTATATCTGTCTGTTTTGTAAAGACTTCAAAATATTGTATTCTCTTTTGAAGATCAAGTGGATCAGCTACATTTATTTGTCTTATATTACATGGTTGAACTTGAGTATCATTCACTCGCTGACAATTATTCTCAACTCTCAAGCGTTGTCTTAACACTCACTTTAAAAGCAGCAAACGTGCTAAGTTTCCCCATTTTCTTTGAGAAACTTTGCCCATGAATTTGCGTGAATGAGACCTCTGCATATCTCTCTTCATGCATATATTCCCCTTCTCTAGATCGTTAAGTCCCATTCTCTACCTAGCTTGTCTTTAGGCGACATTGCTGCACTGAGAGCTCCACTGTTGATTCTCCATGACTTTGGCTTTATCTCTTCGTCCGAGTAAGAAGAGCTTAAGTTGCTCATAGTAGAGAACGTGAACTATGGATTGCAGAGGAAGACGCTAGTTTTGCGCAGCATGTGCTCCTGCCTCTTGTGAGAGTTTTTGGAAGTCAATAAGTTTTGAAAGCTTCTTCTTGTCTGAATCTGATAACCCCTCATGTGTCTGATAGAATAAACCAAATATAAAGCATCAGCAAGATGAGCAAACTGTCTTTAAAGCAAGTAAGTTACCTTAAGATAGAGATCAATGGTGTGGTATAAGTCAtcaagttttaaatatttatgaaaattctaaaacatttcattttttttttttgaaatatggaGTATGTTATAGAATTCGGTTACTAGTGTCAAGAAGATAGTAATAGGAATATAGAGTGTCCACTCGTgaaatacaataaatatttgGTGTTAGAAGTAGAATTAAAAGAAGACAATAGACATGGAATGAAAAGAGATCCTTAATGAACGCATAATCTGTCTGCTTGCACGCTATTCGATTGCTTCCTGCATTTAACGCTTTGATTGTCATTATTGTTGTCTGGTCTCCTCTCCagtagaaaaaataaaagtttttgtgGGCTAACAAACCAGCATCCTATGCAACACATATTTTGATCTGTTATACTATATTTGTATAGATTGAATTCATCCTAGACATCTCAGTTGGACCACCCATATTCTTAAATTTCACAGTTTAGTCCAACCATTTTAATTTTGTCTCTGAcctatattttcaaatatagatCGGTGTAGTCCGATTGAAATTGGCAAGTTCAGTTACATTCTGAAAGCATTTGAAAACTATATAGATATGTGCTTTGTAATAGATCTGTGCTTATTGAAGAACATGCACCAAATAAAGTAATAAATAGCTTCTTAAAAGTTTTATTGGTGCAACGAAAGTAAAGAAACGAAATAAAGATTATGCTTAATGCGAAATCTTTTCATTATAACTTTTCATTATTAATACGATATTTATAGTTGGAAAATGCTACTTTTTTAAAGGCTTGAAAAATGCTACTTGAACGAACTATACGGTCCTTGGCTCACATTGACATGCATATGTGCTATGAACAAGGAGTATATGTTTTATTCAGAACTCAGAAGGATTAAGCAAGAGAGGGAACGAGAGTTTGAAAAGAAGGAACAAAAAGTCAAAAGCCTTTCGTAGTCAGTGGTCCTTCTTTTGGCATTTATCTTGTACCAAATAGTACTAAAGGTTCAAACAAAACATTGAACAAGCTGAATACAGATACTCCCAAGTGTGCATTGGTTAAAGAGATGACATACGCGAATCTAAGAGCATCAGCATTAGTGAACCCCTTGGAAGGGGTTCACAaagcatttttttattattattttttttctgtttgatttttgttttaaaaaaaaaaaaaaaaaaaa
The nucleotide sequence above comes from Brassica napus cultivar Da-Ae chromosome A9, Da-Ae, whole genome shotgun sequence. Encoded proteins:
- the LOC106363981 gene encoding RPM1-interacting protein 4 encodes the protein MQSKLSQRRNSRCFTQSQEIQVNFYVSSTPSCRHVSLYLCISLFLKIIFVSEPLKEFVFFWQLEINNMAANRPHVPKFGDWKEDVPFTVVFDKASRTKQNANMSNPNEYPNMNPSPAQTPNHRYDQPPNHNARPRHERFSSREETEFRSSPVHNERNNRVRAPPPAETYNHQAYGGGGRSHGNPPETNRRQQHEPPRVQPIPNLRGRNSERVAIPPFPGSGSENQSYTLIFDKVKEDRRQSGNVRSYNGSSHTTPTRPLNDQRHQPLPSSPKSCCFPPWGRK
- the LOC106362592 gene encoding putative small ubiquitin-related modifier 4; amino-acid sequence: MSTLKTSSSSAKTALVFNALDPKTPLISVKMAGITKLTTNNYITWTLQCHNYKGDLEHACGNIRDTHLTTSVSASVSSSSTHVTVSVKGQDEEEHRVFRMRRNDKMSKVMERYNDARGAESGTYAFLSEGGTMINKDKTPDEMEIKDGYQIDAMLHQHGGFGPSSINFLS
- the LOC106365803 gene encoding protein XRI1 isoform X1; this encodes MDYGEDGVPSWNWQTQSYDHPPQSTTLSDVTMTEVILNQEDHSYMFDDESTPVKACSELGYHVTTDETIKKMEVQQSETRSAVKRRRMLHFEDQPMETSLFSSECFSSILKSSARDEAYDELLPEGSQLIQGFSEDASASSLEGLDLYAEEWYADCLNDPETQTLPTDDLSFGSPEVQIDVSEYLNVPPETETREVRRPVTRSSPNVIFKAGRKSFARPVPKLPSSIIYPFAFIKPCGVHGDMTLKDINKKIQTPPAKAKEDKEEAPVIQTSAFSGKPVVGKTKIRTEGGKGSITIMRTRG
- the LOC106365803 gene encoding protein XRI1 isoform X2 codes for the protein MDYGEDGVPSWNWQTQSYDHPPQSTTLSDVTMTEVILNQEDHSYMFDDESTPVKACSELGYHVTTDETIKKMEVQQSETRSAVKRRRMLHFEDQPMETSLFSSECFSSILKSSARDEAYDELLPEGSQLIQGFSEDASASSLEGLDLYAEEWYADCLNDPETQTLPTDDLSFGSPEVQIDVSEYLNVPPETETREVRRPVTRSSPNVIFKGRKSFARPVPKLPSSIIYPFAFIKPCGVHGDMTLKDINKKIQTPPAKAKEDKEEAPVIQTSAFSGKPVVGKTKIRTEGGKGSITIMRTRG
- the LOC106365802 gene encoding 60S ribosomal protein L13a-4 → MVSGSGICSKRVVVDARHHMLGRLASIVAKELLNGQKVVIVRCEEICLSGGLVRQKMKYMRFLRKRMNTKPSHGPIHFRAPSKIFWRTVRGMIPHKTKRGAAALARMKVFEGVPPPYDKVKRMVIPDALKVLRLQAGHKYCLLGRLSSEVGWNHYDTIKELETKRKERSQVVYERKKQLNKLRAKAEKVAEEKLGAQLEILAPVKY
- the LOC106363980 gene encoding cytochrome B5 yields the protein MGGGGKVYTLAEVSQHTTNQDCWIVIDGKVYDVTKFLDDHPGGDEVILTSTGKDATDDFEDVGHSSTAKAMLDEYYVGDIDTATVPAKTKFVPPSPPKQTESNQSKSSDFLVKILQFLVPLLILGLALGVRSYTKTPSSS